Proteins from one Listeria innocua genomic window:
- the mutM gene encoding DNA-formamidopyrimidine glycosylase has product MPEMPEVENVRATLQELVPGKKIDQVIVRVPKMIVATPPDEFVHMLVGQEIEAVRRRGKFLLFDLTNCTILSHLRMEGKFRLMDENEEVTKHTHIIFHFEDHTELRFLDVRKFGTMEVTNKYGESETKSIKKLGPEPLTPAFTLADFATGVKKTSRAIKTALLDQKLVAGVGNIYADEICFEAKVRPERAANSLSDKEINRIFEATKSIMTEAVALGGSTVRTYVNSQGKLGQYQDKLKVYGKTGESCVICGTPIEKIKLNGRGTHFCPHCQK; this is encoded by the coding sequence ATGCCAGAAATGCCGGAAGTAGAAAATGTCCGCGCAACATTACAAGAATTAGTCCCAGGTAAAAAAATAGATCAAGTGATTGTCCGCGTTCCCAAAATGATAGTAGCAACACCACCCGACGAGTTTGTCCATATGCTTGTCGGGCAAGAAATAGAAGCAGTGCGTCGTCGCGGCAAATTTTTACTATTTGACTTAACAAATTGTACGATTTTATCCCATTTGCGTATGGAAGGTAAATTCCGTTTAATGGATGAGAACGAGGAGGTTACTAAGCACACGCATATAATTTTTCATTTTGAAGATCATACCGAATTGCGCTTTTTAGATGTGCGGAAGTTTGGGACAATGGAAGTGACGAATAAATACGGCGAGTCAGAAACAAAATCGATAAAAAAACTAGGTCCAGAACCTTTAACCCCTGCATTTACATTAGCTGATTTTGCAACTGGTGTGAAAAAAACGAGTAGAGCTATCAAAACAGCCTTACTTGATCAAAAATTAGTTGCTGGTGTTGGGAATATTTATGCGGATGAAATTTGTTTTGAAGCAAAAGTGCGTCCAGAGAGAGCTGCCAACTCGCTGTCTGATAAAGAAATTAATCGTATTTTTGAAGCGACCAAAAGTATCATGACTGAAGCTGTTGCTCTTGGCGGTTCCACTGTAAGAACTTACGTGAATTCACAAGGTAAACTAGGACAATATCAAGATAAATTAAAAGTGTACGGAAAAACTGGGGAATCGTGCGTTATTTGCGGTACACCAATTGAAAAAATTAAACTAAATGGACGCGGGACGCATTTTTGCCCGCACTGTCAAAAATAG
- the polA gene encoding DNA polymerase I — MNKLVLIDGNSIANRAFYALPLLNNDKGVYTNAVYGFAMMLMNVLEKEKPSHVLVAFDAGKTTFRHTTFKGYKGGRQKTPSELSEQFPFIRELLTAYDIPQYELANYEADDIIGTLTKKAEADGMEVAIITGDRDLTQLASRKTTVYITKKGIADMETNTPETLKEKYDLTPSQIIDMKGLMGDSSDNIPGIPGVGEKTALKLLHEFGGTVESVLEHAEEISGKKLKEKVLENKELAILSKELATINVDSPIECTVESTKYDGYQTEKVIPLLKEMNFTTLLKNIEGDTAEEAKELKELSFEIVTELKEQHFGGKTALYVELENDNYHTANFIGLTVHSSQGTYFFTKETAEKSAVFRNWVESDETKVVYDAKKTMVAMNRIGFAIKGVTFDIMLASYLLNPSDSIDDFTSVAVRHDYTEVETDEAIYGKGAKRSTPEENIVAAHLARKAVAIAELEKRLVDDLEENEQLALMEDLELPLTFVLAQMEMQGVSVDTKRLENMKVELAGRLKTLEESIHSLAGEEFNINSPKQLGVILFEKLELPPVKKTKTGYSTAADVLESLSGKHAIIDEILLYRQLGKIQSTYIEGLLKVTDKETHKVHTRFNQTLTQTGRLSSVDPNLQNIPIRLEEGRKIRQVFVPSKPGWKMFSADYSQVELRVLAHISEDENLIYAFKHDYDIHTKTAMDVFHVEQDEVDSLMRRQAKAVNFGIVYGISDYGLSQNLGITRKEAKDFIDRYFVSYPAVKEYMQDIVRFAKEKGYVETILHRRRYIPEIVSRNFNVRGFAERTAMNTPIQGSAADIIKKAMILMSERLKSENLEAKLLLQVHDELIFEAPEAEIAKLEEIVPDVMENAVELSVPLKVDSAFGDTWYDAK, encoded by the coding sequence GTGAATAAATTAGTATTAATTGATGGAAATAGTATTGCGAACCGCGCGTTTTATGCGTTGCCGCTCTTAAATAATGATAAAGGTGTATATACAAATGCGGTGTACGGATTTGCAATGATGCTGATGAACGTACTTGAAAAAGAAAAGCCTAGCCATGTGCTCGTTGCTTTTGATGCAGGAAAAACAACCTTCCGCCACACTACATTTAAAGGATATAAAGGTGGTCGCCAAAAAACGCCAAGTGAATTATCCGAGCAATTTCCATTTATCCGAGAGCTCTTAACAGCTTACGATATCCCGCAATATGAACTTGCTAACTACGAGGCCGATGATATTATCGGGACGTTAACAAAAAAAGCAGAAGCAGACGGAATGGAAGTCGCTATTATAACAGGAGACCGCGATTTAACTCAACTTGCTTCTCGGAAAACCACTGTTTATATTACTAAAAAAGGTATAGCTGATATGGAAACAAACACTCCAGAAACCTTAAAAGAAAAATATGACTTAACACCATCGCAAATCATTGATATGAAAGGTTTAATGGGAGATTCATCTGATAATATTCCCGGCATTCCTGGCGTAGGTGAAAAAACAGCCTTGAAACTTTTGCATGAATTTGGCGGTACAGTTGAAAGTGTCCTTGAACATGCTGAAGAAATTTCAGGTAAAAAATTAAAAGAAAAAGTACTAGAAAATAAAGAATTAGCTATTTTAAGTAAAGAACTTGCGACAATCAATGTAGATTCACCAATTGAATGTACAGTCGAAAGTACGAAATATGATGGCTATCAAACAGAAAAAGTCATCCCACTATTAAAAGAAATGAACTTCACAACGCTTTTAAAAAACATCGAAGGAGATACAGCGGAAGAAGCAAAAGAATTAAAAGAACTATCTTTTGAAATAGTAACGGAATTAAAAGAACAACACTTTGGTGGGAAAACCGCGCTTTATGTGGAACTGGAAAATGATAATTATCATACCGCAAACTTTATTGGATTAACTGTTCATTCTAGCCAAGGAACATACTTCTTTACGAAGGAAACTGCAGAAAAAAGTGCGGTTTTCCGTAATTGGGTGGAAAGTGACGAAACAAAAGTCGTTTATGATGCGAAAAAAACAATGGTAGCGATGAACCGAATTGGTTTTGCTATAAAAGGTGTCACTTTTGATATTATGTTAGCTTCTTATTTACTAAATCCATCAGATTCCATTGATGACTTTACAAGTGTTGCTGTGAGACATGATTATACAGAAGTAGAAACAGACGAAGCAATTTATGGAAAAGGTGCTAAACGAAGCACGCCGGAAGAGAACATTGTTGCTGCCCACTTAGCCAGAAAAGCAGTAGCAATTGCTGAACTAGAGAAAAGATTAGTAGATGATTTAGAGGAAAATGAGCAATTAGCTTTGATGGAAGATTTAGAGTTACCACTGACATTTGTCTTGGCTCAAATGGAAATGCAAGGAGTTAGCGTAGATACTAAACGCTTAGAAAATATGAAAGTAGAATTAGCTGGTAGATTGAAAACATTAGAAGAATCGATTCATTCACTCGCTGGCGAAGAATTTAACATTAATTCACCGAAACAATTGGGTGTCATTTTATTTGAAAAACTAGAACTCCCTCCAGTGAAAAAAACCAAAACTGGTTATTCAACCGCAGCGGATGTACTAGAGAGTTTATCAGGAAAACATGCGATTATTGATGAAATTTTATTATATCGTCAACTAGGTAAAATTCAATCTACCTACATTGAAGGCTTGCTTAAAGTAACTGACAAAGAAACGCATAAAGTACACACTCGTTTCAACCAAACGTTAACACAAACTGGTCGTTTAAGCTCTGTAGATCCGAACTTACAAAACATCCCGATTCGCCTAGAAGAAGGCCGGAAAATCAGACAAGTTTTCGTACCAAGTAAACCTGGTTGGAAAATGTTTTCCGCCGATTACTCCCAAGTAGAATTGCGTGTTTTAGCGCATATTTCTGAAGACGAGAATTTAATTTATGCGTTTAAACACGACTATGATATTCATACAAAAACAGCGATGGATGTTTTCCATGTAGAACAAGATGAAGTTGATTCTTTAATGCGTCGTCAAGCCAAAGCAGTAAACTTTGGAATCGTATACGGCATTAGTGATTATGGGCTTTCTCAAAACCTTGGTATCACGAGAAAAGAAGCGAAAGACTTTATTGATCGTTATTTTGTGAGTTATCCAGCTGTAAAAGAATATATGCAAGATATTGTTCGTTTTGCGAAAGAAAAAGGCTACGTAGAAACTATTTTACATCGTCGTCGGTATATTCCGGAAATCGTCAGCCGCAATTTCAATGTAAGAGGATTTGCGGAAAGAACGGCAATGAATACACCTATTCAAGGTAGTGCCGCGGATATTATAAAAAAAGCAATGATTCTCATGAGCGAACGCTTAAAATCTGAGAATTTAGAAGCAAAATTATTACTTCAAGTGCACGATGAGCTTATCTTTGAAGCACCTGAAGCAGAAATTGCAAAATTAGAAGAGATTGTACCTGACGTAATGGAAAATGCGGTAGAACTTTCTGTGCCACTTAAAGTTGATAGCGCATTTGGCGATACTTGGTATGACGCGAAATAA
- the icd gene encoding NADP-dependent isocitrate dehydrogenase produces MSQKIQVENGILKTPNNPVIPFIEGDGTGPDIWAAAKRVLDAAVKKAYNGEKEIAWKEVLAGEKAFKQTGEWLPQETLDTIDEYLIAIKGPLTTPIGGGIRSLNVALRQELDLYVCLRPVRYFKGVPSPVKRPEDTDMVIFRENTEDIYAGIEFKEGSAESKKLIDFLKSEFGVDKIRFPETSGIGIKPISKEGTERLVRSAIEYAIKEGRKSLTLVHKGNIMKFTEGAFKNWGYDLCEREYGDKVFTWNEYDRIKEAEGTEAADAKQKEELAAGKILVKDSIADIFLQQILTRPAEFDVVATMNLNGDYISDALAAQVGGIGIAPGANINYLTGHAIFEATHGTAPKYAGLDKVNPSSVILSGTLLLEHIGWGEAAALINHSMEKTIAAKTVTYDFARLMDGATEVKCSEFADELIKNF; encoded by the coding sequence ATGAGTCAAAAAATTCAAGTAGAAAATGGTATTTTAAAAACACCGAACAACCCAGTAATTCCTTTTATTGAAGGAGATGGAACTGGTCCAGACATCTGGGCAGCTGCAAAACGCGTTTTAGATGCGGCAGTTAAAAAAGCTTACAATGGCGAAAAAGAAATTGCTTGGAAAGAAGTTCTAGCTGGCGAAAAAGCATTTAAACAAACTGGCGAATGGCTTCCACAAGAAACACTAGATACAATTGATGAGTATTTAATTGCTATCAAAGGACCGCTTACAACACCAATTGGTGGCGGTATTCGCTCTCTAAACGTCGCTTTACGCCAAGAGTTAGATTTATATGTATGTTTACGTCCAGTGCGTTATTTCAAAGGTGTTCCGTCACCAGTAAAACGTCCTGAAGATACTGATATGGTTATTTTCCGTGAAAATACAGAAGATATTTATGCAGGAATTGAATTTAAAGAAGGTAGTGCAGAATCGAAAAAATTAATTGATTTCTTAAAATCAGAGTTTGGCGTGGATAAAATTCGTTTCCCGGAAACTTCTGGTATTGGGATTAAACCAATTTCAAAAGAAGGAACAGAGCGCTTAGTCCGTTCAGCGATTGAATATGCGATTAAAGAAGGTCGCAAATCATTAACACTTGTACACAAAGGAAATATCATGAAATTCACTGAAGGAGCTTTCAAAAACTGGGGCTATGATTTATGTGAACGCGAATACGGCGATAAAGTATTTACTTGGAATGAGTATGATCGTATCAAAGAAGCAGAAGGTACAGAAGCTGCTGATGCAAAACAAAAAGAAGAGCTTGCTGCTGGGAAAATATTAGTAAAAGATTCGATTGCAGATATTTTCTTACAACAAATCCTCACTCGTCCAGCTGAATTTGATGTAGTAGCTACGATGAATTTAAATGGAGATTACATTTCTGATGCCCTTGCTGCTCAAGTAGGTGGAATTGGAATTGCTCCAGGAGCGAACATTAATTATTTAACTGGTCATGCGATTTTTGAAGCAACACATGGTACTGCTCCAAAATATGCTGGTCTTGATAAAGTCAATCCATCTTCTGTTATTTTATCTGGAACATTACTACTTGAACATATTGGCTGGGGTGAAGCAGCAGCACTCATTAACCACTCTATGGAAAAAACTATCGCTGCAAAAACCGTAACATATGATTTCGCTAGATTAATGGATGGAGCTACAGAAGTTAAATGTTCGGAATTTGCGGACGAGTTAATCAAAAACTTCTAA
- the citZ gene encoding citrate synthase — MTLSKGLENVYVAETSISSIIDDMLTYVGYGIDDLMENNASFEEVIYLLWHLRLPNKEEFKKFKLEIQENMAVSETIITSLRMQNHQKLHPMSVLRTTVSMLGVFDTEAELDDGEAVYRKGLRLQAKMPTIVAAFSRIRRGLDPIPPREDLNMAANFLYMITGEEADELSVEAMNKALVLHADHEFNASTFTARVCVATLSDVYSGVTSAIGALKGPLHGGANERVFDMLEEIDAAGDVRNYIQEKIDTKQKIMGFGHRVYRGGDPRAQHLREMSRKLTAEKGEEKWFDISLQVEEAVWELKHLKPNVDFYSASVYHALGIDRDLFTLVFSVSRVSGWLAHIFEQYRDNRLIRPRAIYVGPENRSYLPVEERI, encoded by the coding sequence ATGACGTTATCTAAAGGGTTGGAAAATGTATATGTTGCTGAGACTTCCATTAGTTCTATTATTGATGATATGTTAACGTACGTTGGTTACGGTATTGATGATTTGATGGAAAATAATGCTTCTTTTGAAGAAGTGATTTACTTATTATGGCATTTACGTTTGCCAAATAAAGAAGAATTTAAAAAGTTTAAATTAGAAATCCAAGAAAATATGGCAGTATCTGAAACCATTATTACAAGTTTAAGAATGCAAAATCATCAAAAATTGCATCCAATGAGCGTTTTAAGAACAACGGTATCGATGTTAGGTGTGTTTGACACCGAAGCAGAATTAGATGATGGGGAAGCTGTGTACCGAAAAGGGCTACGTCTTCAAGCGAAAATGCCAACGATTGTTGCTGCTTTTTCAAGAATTCGTCGCGGACTTGATCCCATTCCGCCAAGAGAAGATTTAAATATGGCAGCAAATTTCCTTTATATGATTACAGGGGAAGAAGCGGATGAGTTATCGGTAGAAGCAATGAACAAAGCGCTAGTACTGCACGCAGACCATGAGTTTAATGCATCTACATTTACAGCTCGAGTTTGTGTGGCAACGCTTTCGGACGTTTATTCTGGTGTAACATCTGCTATTGGTGCGCTAAAAGGCCCACTTCATGGTGGTGCGAACGAACGTGTATTTGATATGTTAGAAGAAATCGATGCAGCTGGCGATGTGCGTAATTATATCCAAGAAAAAATCGATACTAAACAAAAAATCATGGGCTTTGGTCACCGAGTTTATCGAGGTGGGGATCCGCGTGCCCAACATTTACGTGAAATGTCTAGAAAATTAACTGCTGAAAAAGGCGAAGAAAAATGGTTTGATATTTCACTGCAAGTAGAAGAAGCTGTTTGGGAATTAAAACATTTAAAACCTAATGTTGACTTTTACTCTGCTTCCGTTTACCACGCGCTTGGGATTGACCGCGATTTATTCACGCTAGTATTTTCTGTAAGCCGTGTTTCTGGTTGGTTAGCACACATTTTTGAACAATATCGTGATAATCGTCTTATTCGTCCACGTGCTATCTACGTTGGACCTGAAAATAGAAGTTATTTACCTGTAGAAGAACGAATTTAA
- a CDS encoding DUF441 domain-containing protein — protein sequence MFTESMLFLLLFLLLGLIAKNNSLIIAVAVVILLKLFHVDGKAMELIQAKGINWGVTIITVAILIPIATGQIGFKDLIDSFKSAAGWIGLGAGIAVSILAKKGVGYMAVDPQVTVSLVFGTILAVVLFRGIAAGPVIAAGIAYMAMQLVAFIK from the coding sequence ATGTTTACGGAAAGTATGTTGTTTTTACTTCTTTTTTTACTTCTTGGACTTATAGCAAAAAATAATTCGCTTATTATTGCGGTAGCTGTCGTTATTTTATTGAAGTTATTTCACGTCGATGGTAAAGCAATGGAACTGATTCAAGCTAAAGGAATTAATTGGGGCGTAACGATTATTACTGTTGCTATCTTAATTCCAATTGCGACTGGTCAAATCGGTTTTAAAGATTTAATTGATTCTTTTAAATCGGCAGCTGGCTGGATTGGTCTTGGGGCAGGAATTGCTGTTTCTATTTTAGCGAAAAAGGGTGTAGGCTATATGGCCGTTGATCCACAAGTAACTGTTTCACTTGTATTTGGAACGATTTTAGCAGTAGTACTGTTTAGAGGGATTGCTGCTGGACCGGTAATTGCAGCGGGTATTGCGTATATGGCAATGCAGTTAGTTGCATTCATAAAATAA
- a CDS encoding FxsA family protein — protein MRKFILYWALYGLIELIMYVWLFQVIGFWPLLFIQIASSAFGIFIFKRLGGNLFRNLRDGRTVAPYLLDSLCFFIAGFLLIIPGVITTILGLVIFIPFSRKLLKPKLTKWLGNQKKHTQYYYFDM, from the coding sequence ATGAGAAAATTTATTCTTTATTGGGCTTTATATGGCTTAATAGAATTGATTATGTATGTTTGGCTATTCCAAGTAATCGGTTTTTGGCCACTTCTTTTTATTCAAATAGCTTCGAGCGCCTTTGGTATTTTTATTTTCAAACGCCTTGGAGGCAACCTTTTCCGGAATTTACGTGATGGACGAACAGTAGCACCATATTTATTAGATAGCCTATGCTTTTTTATCGCGGGTTTCCTATTAATTATTCCAGGAGTTATTACAACTATTTTAGGGCTAGTTATTTTTATCCCGTTTTCTCGTAAACTATTAAAACCTAAATTAACGAAATGGCTTGGAAATCAAAAGAAACACACACAATATTATTATTTTGATATGTAA
- the pyk gene encoding pyruvate kinase → MKKTKIVCTIGPASESVDTLVQLIEAGMNVARLNFSHGDFEEHGARIVNIREASKKTGKQVAILLDTKGPEIRTNDMVGGKLEFQTGDVVRVSMTPVEGTKEKFSVTYGELYDDVEIGSSILLDDGLIGLEVIEKDEANRELVTKVLNPGVLKNKKGVNVPNVSINLPGITEKDAADIRFGLEQGIDFIAASFVRRATDVLEITKILEEHNATHVQIIPKIENQEGVDNIDEILQVSQGLMVARGDLGVEIPAEEVPIVQKELIRKCNKLGKPVITATQMLDSMQRNPRPTRAEASDVANAIFDGTDAIMLSGETAAGDYPVEAVKMMAKIAVRTEEVLVAQDKFALKLHENTDMTEAIGQAVGHTAKNLNVQTIVAATQSGHTARMISKYRPKSHIVAVTFNEHVYRGLALSWGVYPRLATPVSNTDEMFDLAVKESLASGVAKQGDLIIITAGVPVTESGTTNVMKIQLIGEKVVKGQGIGSKSVIGKAVVAKSNAEALQKAEEGGILIVKTTDKEILPAFEKSAAVVVEEGGLTSHAAVVGINLGIPVIVGAKDATSLVKDGEIITVDSRQGVVYNGKTATH, encoded by the coding sequence ATGAAAAAAACGAAAATTGTTTGTACAATTGGTCCTGCAAGTGAGTCAGTTGACACATTAGTTCAGTTGATCGAAGCAGGAATGAACGTTGCACGTCTTAATTTCTCTCACGGAGATTTTGAAGAGCACGGTGCGCGTATTGTAAATATCCGTGAAGCATCGAAAAAAACTGGCAAACAAGTTGCTATCTTACTTGATACAAAAGGTCCAGAAATCCGTACAAACGACATGGTCGGCGGAAAATTAGAATTCCAAACAGGTGACGTTGTACGTGTATCTATGACTCCTGTTGAAGGAACAAAAGAAAAATTCTCTGTAACTTACGGAGAACTTTATGATGACGTAGAAATTGGTTCTTCCATTTTACTTGATGACGGTTTAATCGGTCTTGAAGTAATCGAAAAAGACGAAGCTAATCGCGAACTAGTAACTAAAGTACTTAACCCAGGTGTACTTAAAAATAAAAAAGGTGTTAACGTACCGAATGTTTCTATCAACCTACCAGGAATCACAGAAAAAGATGCTGCTGATATCCGCTTCGGTTTAGAACAAGGTATTGACTTTATCGCTGCATCTTTCGTACGTCGTGCTACAGATGTTCTTGAAATTACTAAAATTTTAGAAGAGCATAACGCAACTCACGTACAAATCATTCCTAAAATCGAAAACCAAGAAGGCGTTGACAACATCGACGAAATCTTACAAGTATCTCAAGGCTTAATGGTTGCTCGTGGTGACCTAGGCGTTGAAATTCCAGCTGAAGAAGTTCCGATTGTACAAAAAGAACTTATCAGAAAATGTAATAAACTTGGTAAACCTGTTATTACTGCTACACAAATGCTTGATTCCATGCAACGTAACCCACGTCCAACTCGCGCTGAAGCAAGTGACGTAGCGAATGCGATTTTTGATGGAACAGATGCTATTATGTTATCCGGTGAAACAGCTGCTGGGGATTATCCAGTAGAAGCAGTTAAAATGATGGCGAAAATCGCTGTTCGTACTGAGGAAGTTCTAGTTGCTCAAGATAAATTTGCACTTAAACTTCATGAAAATACAGATATGACAGAAGCTATCGGTCAAGCAGTTGGCCATACTGCGAAAAACCTAAACGTTCAAACTATCGTTGCTGCGACTCAAAGTGGTCACACAGCTCGTATGATTTCTAAATACCGTCCAAAATCTCATATCGTTGCTGTAACATTCAACGAACATGTATATCGCGGATTAGCTCTTTCTTGGGGCGTATATCCTCGTCTAGCTACTCCTGTTAGCAATACAGACGAAATGTTCGACCTTGCAGTAAAAGAATCTCTTGCTTCTGGTGTTGCGAAACAAGGCGATCTAATCATCATCACTGCTGGTGTTCCAGTTACAGAAAGTGGAACAACAAACGTTATGAAAATCCAATTAATTGGTGAAAAAGTAGTTAAAGGCCAAGGTATTGGCAGCAAATCAGTTATTGGTAAAGCAGTAGTTGCTAAATCCAATGCAGAAGCTCTTCAAAAAGCAGAAGAAGGCGGAATCTTAATCGTTAAAACAACTGATAAAGAAATCCTTCCTGCATTCGAGAAAAGTGCTGCAGTTGTTGTCGAAGAAGGCGGCTTAACTAGCCACGCAGCAGTTGTTGGAATCAACCTTGGCATTCCTGTCATCGTTGGCGCTAAAGACGCAACATCCCTTGTAAAAGACGGTGAAATCATCACTGTTGATTCTCGTCAAGGTGTTGTATATAACGGCAAAACAGCAACTCACTAA
- the pfkA gene encoding 6-phosphofructokinase, which produces MKRIAILTSGGDAPGMNAATRAVVRKAIYEGLEVYGINYGFLGLVNGDIRKLELGSVGDLLHRGGTFLYSARYPEFATEEGQLKGIEQLKKHQIDGLVVIGGDGSYHGAEALTKRGFPTIGIPGTIDNDISGTDFTIGFDTALNTVLDALDKIRDTATSHERTFIIEVMGRDAGDIALWSGLAGGAEAIIVPEESFNMDDVVDRLNKGRERGKKHSIIVVAEGVMSGNEFAKQLAEYGDYHARVTVLGHVQRGGSPTAFDRVLASRLGARSVELLLENRGGLAVGIRENRIVENNIGEILKEKHTLDQKLFDLASILSI; this is translated from the coding sequence ATGAAACGAATTGCAATTTTAACAAGTGGAGGAGACGCTCCAGGAATGAATGCAGCCACTCGCGCTGTTGTACGGAAAGCAATCTATGAAGGACTTGAAGTTTACGGTATTAACTATGGCTTTTTAGGGCTAGTCAATGGCGATATTCGTAAATTAGAATTAGGTTCAGTTGGTGATTTACTTCACCGTGGGGGAACTTTCCTCTATTCTGCAAGATATCCTGAATTCGCTACAGAAGAAGGACAACTTAAAGGAATTGAACAATTGAAAAAACATCAAATCGATGGCTTAGTTGTTATCGGTGGAGATGGTTCTTATCACGGCGCGGAAGCACTTACAAAACGTGGATTCCCAACTATTGGTATCCCAGGAACAATTGATAATGATATTTCTGGAACTGATTTTACTATTGGTTTTGATACAGCGCTAAACACTGTGCTTGATGCACTTGATAAAATCCGCGATACAGCGACAAGTCATGAACGTACTTTCATTATTGAAGTTATGGGTCGTGACGCAGGTGATATCGCACTTTGGTCTGGCCTTGCTGGTGGCGCTGAAGCTATCATCGTTCCAGAAGAAAGCTTTAACATGGACGATGTTGTGGATCGTTTAAACAAAGGTCGCGAACGTGGTAAAAAACATAGTATTATTGTAGTTGCTGAAGGAGTTATGTCTGGTAACGAGTTTGCCAAACAACTAGCTGAATATGGCGATTATCATGCACGTGTAACTGTTCTTGGACATGTTCAACGTGGTGGTAGCCCAACTGCATTTGACCGTGTACTTGCAAGTCGTCTTGGTGCGCGCTCAGTAGAATTATTGCTAGAAAACCGCGGAGGATTAGCTGTTGGAATCCGTGAAAATAGAATTGTCGAAAATAATATTGGTGAAATTTTAAAAGAAAAACACACTCTTGATCAAAAATTATTTGATCTTGCATCTATTTTGTCGATTTAA
- a CDS encoding acetyl-CoA carboxylase carboxyltransferase subunit alpha, which yields MANEMEFEKPILELKSKIADLKEYNETSDVDLTNEIEKLEKRLAKLEASIYSNMTAWDKFQVARHPERPTTLDYISLLFEDFMELHGDRTFGDDAAIVGGIATFKGTPVTVIGHQRGKDTKDNLHRNFGMPHPEGFRKALRLMKQADKFGRPIICFIDTKGAYPGRAAEERGQSEAIARNLYEMSDMKVPIISIVIGEGGSGGALALGLGNQIFMLENAVFSVISPEGAAAILWKDASLAKKAAESMRITAGDLYELGITDGIIPEVKGGAHRDLAAQAEEINKTITKSLHALMAFSEEQLIEQRYDKFKKIGVYETL from the coding sequence ATGGCGAATGAAATGGAATTTGAGAAACCAATTTTAGAATTAAAAAGTAAAATTGCAGACTTAAAAGAATACAATGAAACATCAGATGTAGACTTAACGAATGAAATCGAGAAGTTGGAGAAGCGTCTAGCTAAATTAGAAGCAAGCATTTATAGTAATATGACTGCTTGGGACAAATTTCAAGTGGCTCGTCATCCAGAACGACCTACAACACTTGATTATATCTCGCTTTTATTCGAAGACTTTATGGAACTTCACGGCGACCGGACATTTGGAGATGACGCTGCAATAGTTGGTGGAATTGCTACTTTTAAAGGCACTCCAGTCACAGTTATTGGTCACCAACGCGGTAAAGATACTAAAGATAATTTACATCGTAATTTTGGTATGCCGCATCCTGAAGGCTTCCGCAAAGCGCTTCGTTTAATGAAACAGGCAGATAAATTTGGTCGACCAATTATTTGCTTCATTGATACTAAAGGGGCTTATCCAGGTCGCGCTGCAGAAGAACGTGGTCAAAGTGAAGCGATTGCTAGAAACCTTTATGAAATGAGCGATATGAAAGTACCAATTATTTCTATTGTTATTGGTGAAGGTGGAAGTGGCGGTGCGTTAGCTCTTGGCCTTGGTAACCAAATTTTCATGTTAGAGAATGCTGTTTTCTCTGTTATTTCACCAGAAGGCGCCGCAGCAATTTTATGGAAAGATGCAAGTCTAGCCAAAAAAGCAGCGGAGTCTATGCGAATCACAGCAGGAGATTTATACGAACTAGGTATTACTGATGGGATTATTCCTGAAGTAAAAGGCGGTGCTCATCGCGATTTAGCAGCACAAGCAGAAGAAATTAATAAAACTATCACGAAATCCCTTCATGCATTAATGGCCTTTTCTGAAGAGCAACTAATTGAGCAACGTTACGATAAATTCAAAAAAATCGGCGTTTACGAAACTTTATAA